One genomic region from Prochlorococcus marinus str. SB encodes:
- a CDS encoding PAP/fibrillin family protein encodes METENDLLNLLLKSPNSESIRTIAEQLEIDHNFSFTKDRNDLQGVWELRWSSSNSPFLKYSPFIDNLQILDPLNLNGLNLLKPRGIKSIIGTGILIRLNYINEKKIGVKFTHAGVIGPKFGRKNIKAMKEINNEQLGWLEITYLSNKLRICRGDKGTLFVLRKINSPTLFKNFKEFIKIY; translated from the coding sequence ATGGAAACCGAAAATGATTTATTAAATTTACTTCTTAAATCTCCAAATTCAGAGAGTATACGTACTATTGCCGAACAACTTGAAATTGATCATAATTTTTCCTTTACCAAAGATAGAAATGATTTGCAGGGTGTTTGGGAGCTTAGGTGGAGTAGTTCTAATAGCCCTTTTTTAAAATATTCTCCTTTTATTGATAACCTTCAAATTCTTGATCCCTTAAATTTAAATGGTCTTAATTTACTTAAACCTAGAGGAATAAAATCAATTATTGGTACTGGCATTTTAATAAGACTTAATTACATAAATGAAAAAAAAATTGGGGTCAAATTTACACATGCTGGTGTTATTGGTCCTAAATTTGGAAGAAAAAATATAAAGGCTATGAAAGAAATAAATAATGAACAATTAGGGTGGTTAGAAATAACTTATTTAAGTAATAAGCTTAGAATCTGTAGAGGTGATAAAGGAACTTTATTTGTTTTAAGAAAAATAAATTCACCTACTTTATTCAAGAATTTCAAGGAATTTATTAAAATCTATTAA